A stretch of Crossiella cryophila DNA encodes these proteins:
- a CDS encoding helix-turn-helix domain-containing protein yields the protein MTVVGWSTRQLAELAGTTVRAVRHYHDVGLLAEPERRANGYKRYSVAHLIRVLRIKRLTGLGLSLTQIAELGDADEHPEEALRSLDTELAETIERLQRVRAELALILRRSAPTDLGPEVAQAVAGTTISPADRDFVVVLTRILAPSMLRSYAEMVRKTSSDPVIVEFNSLPADADEQTRQDLAERLAPVSRRMIEGTPELKDLFAGAPLGAATGLQAMSQAITDLYNPAQVDVLVRMTR from the coding sequence GTGACCGTCGTGGGCTGGAGCACCAGGCAGTTGGCCGAACTGGCCGGCACGACCGTGCGCGCGGTGCGGCACTACCACGACGTCGGGCTGCTGGCGGAACCGGAGCGGCGGGCCAACGGTTACAAGCGGTACAGCGTGGCTCACCTGATCCGGGTGTTGCGCATCAAGCGGTTGACCGGTCTGGGGTTGTCACTGACCCAGATCGCCGAACTGGGCGATGCCGATGAGCACCCGGAAGAGGCATTGCGCTCACTGGACACCGAGTTGGCCGAGACCATCGAGCGGCTGCAGCGGGTGCGGGCCGAGTTGGCCCTGATCCTGCGGCGGTCCGCGCCGACCGACCTGGGTCCCGAGGTGGCCCAGGCGGTGGCCGGCACCACGATCAGTCCCGCGGACCGGGACTTCGTGGTGGTGCTGACCCGGATCCTGGCGCCGTCGATGCTGCGGTCCTACGCGGAGATGGTGCGCAAGACCAGTTCGGACCCGGTGATCGTCGAGTTCAACAGCCTGCCGGCCGACGCCGACGAGCAGACCCGGCAGGACCTGGCCGAACGGCTGGCGCCGGTGAGCAGGCGGATGATCGAGGGCACGCCGGAGCTGAAGGACCTGTTCGCCGGTGCGCCGCTGGGTGCGGCCACCGGGCTGCAGGCGATGAGCCAGGCCATCACCGATCTCTACAACCCGGCCCAGGTCGACGTGCTGG